From the Paenibacillus sp. MMS20-IR301 genome, the window TTGTTCTTCATGACGATGGCCGGGTATGTGCTGGCCCGCAAGGATTTCAAATACCGCAATACCTTCTCGTTCTACATCTATTTCACTACGCTGTTCGGCGGGGGACTGGTGCCCTGGTACATTATGATGACCAAATATCTGAACCTGACGGACTCGTATGGGGCCTTGATTTTTCCGGGGCTGATGACACCGTTTCTGATCATTCTGATGAAGAATTTCATCAGGTCCGCTGTGCCCGAGGAGCTGTTCGAATCCGCCAAGATTGACGGGGCCGGTGATTTCAAGATATATTGGCGGATTGTGCTGCAGCTGTCGATGCCCGGCATCGCTACGGTCGGCCTGTTTCTTGCCCTGGCTTACTGGAATGACTGGTTCTCATCCTCGCTGTTCATCAATGATACCCATAAGTATCAGCTGCAGTTCCATCTGTACAATGTGATTAACTCCGCTCAGTTCATTGCCAATATGGGTGCGGGGACCGGCGTGAGCCTTGGGGGGGATCTGCCTACAGAGTCGACGAAAATGGCGATGGCCATCGTTGTCACCGGGCCTATTCTGTTCCTGTACCCGTTCATCCAGCGTTATTTCGTTAAAGGCCTGACAATCGGCGCGGTCAAAGGTTAGAACTGAACGGCAGGATTGTGCTGTCACAAGGGTCTGCCGTTCAGCTAACATAGAGTTACGGTATTGCGGAATGGATGCAAGGAGCTATGCTAACAAAACTTAGCGTATGCTTCCGAAGCGAGTTTTGTACGAAGTCATGAAGAAAGCTATGCAAACAAAACTTTTAGGAGGGTTCAAATGAAAAAGAATGCACGGAAAAAACCGCTGGCGGTCCTTACGGCCATGCTGGCGGTCTCGCTTCTCGCTGCAGGATGCGGCGGCAATAACAGCAACCAAGAGGCTTCAGGCACTGCAGACAGCGGCAAAAATAACACGGCGGCAGCCACGGAAGGTACCGCAGCTACAGCAGAACCCGGCATAGACACTTCGAAGAAAGTGGAGCTGCAGTTCTATATGCTCGGTGATGCGCCTAAGGATCTTCCGGCGATTGAGGCGGAAGTCAACAAGATGGCTCTGGAGGAGCTCAACACTACCGTTAAATTCAACTACACCAGCTGGACGGACTGGGATCAGAAATATAAGCTGCTGCTCTCCTCCGGCCAGGCGATTGATCTGATCTTCACGGCGGACTGGACGCAATATGCTTCATATGCCAAACGCGGCGCATTCCTGGCCCTGGATGATCTGCTGCCTAAGGCTGCACCGGAGCTGCAGAAATTCGTCCCTGAGTCGATGTGGGAGGATGTTAAGGTTGACGGCAAAATCTACACTGTACCTGCAACTTATAAGGAGTATGTGACCAATGGCTTCGTGTGGCGTGAGGATCTGCGCAAGAAATACAATCTGCCGAAGCCTACCGATCTGGCCAGCTATGAGGCCTACATGGACGGAATCAAGCAGAACGAGCCGGATCTGATGCCGGCTTCCCTGAACAGTGACGTCGGCAATAATCTCCATTACATTTATACTGAGCTCAACAAGATGGTCGGCGCGCTGCCTTACGGCATGGGCGTGAAATATGAGACTCCTACTGAAGTCTATTCTTACTGGGGCTCCGATGAGCAAAAAGAAGAGCTGAAGACGATGAAGCGCTGGCAGGAGAAGGGCTTCATTCCGAAGAACGTGCTGAACATTAAGGATACGATGCAGGATCCGATTACTTCGGGCAAAGCAGCAAGCATGTTCGGGGATAACCCTACCCGCTTCAACGATATGGTCATGAAGATCAGCACGACCCATCCTGAATGGGAGCTGGGCTATTCGCCATTCGGATTAACGACGGGGTATGCTACACCGGTGCACCCGGTCCACAACGGCTTCGCCATTCCGAAGAGCAGCAAAAATCCGGAACGGGCGCTCGCCTTCTATGAAAAGCTGGTGCTGGACAAACGCTACAACCAGCTGACGGAATACGGGATTGAAGGCAAGAACTATACTGTCGAAGACGGCTACTATAAGCTGCTCGGCACCAGCCAGACCAACGGCTTCACACGTGAGGGCATGAACGGCTGGGCCTGGAGAAATCCGGAGTACATGCTGTTCGACAAGGGCTTTGACGGAGTGAAGGCCATCTTCGATGAGCTCGATAAAATCCAGAAGCCGGACCTGTTCCTCGGCTTCGCTGAAGATTATTCCTCCTATCAGGCGGAGAAAGCGGCGCTGGAGCAAGTGGAGAAGCAGTACCTGTTCCCGCTCCAGGCCGGGCTGGTAGATGATATCGACAAGGGTCTTGACACCTTCCTGCAGAAGGCCAAGCAGGCCGGACTTGAGAAGATTCAGGCGGAATGGACGAAGCAGTGGAATGCTTATGTTGCGGAGAAGGGAATCAAGTAGAGGGGAGCCCCGGAAGCCTTATGGCTTTTGGGGCTTTTTGTGTCGGGTGCAGGTGCTCAAGTGCAGGCATGACGTAGTAGGGAATCTGAGTGCGTTGGGTGCGTTAGGTGCGTTGGGTGCGTTGGGTGCGTTGGGTGCGTTGGGTGGACGCTCCGAGAACGGAATGATGTTCCAATCGCTGTTGTGTCCGGATTTTTTTGATTCTACCTTGTCGGTGAAAATCCGGACACAAAGGCGACCGCTTCGCTTCTCCACATTCATTCCGTCCTCTCCGCTGTTTAAGCGGTATCCGGACCGGACGTGCCAAGGCTGCCAGTAAGCGTGGGCGCCGGCTTCTGTGGCAGGGGGAGGAAGCAGAAGAGCCAGTCTCCGTGTACATGGAGACTGGCTGAAGCAGAGCGGGCTTGGTGTTCCACCGAAGCGGGGGAGCGCGGAGCGGGCTTGGTGTTCCACCAAAGCGGGGGAGGGCGGAGATAGCGCTACGTGCTTACATGCTTCGAGCGGCGGTAATCGGTAGGTGTCGTGCCGAAGCTGCGCTTGAACATCCGGTGCAGATAGGAGCTGCTGGTGAAGCCGCAGCGCTCGGCGATGGTGGTTACCGGCAGGTCGGTGTTCTCCAGCAGGGAGCATACCTCGCGCAGCCGTACCTCCAGGATGACATCGACGATGCTGTTCATGGTCTGCTGCTTGTAGAGGCGGCTGATATAGATCGGCGACATATCAAGCTCATCGGCGAGCTGGTTGAGGCTTAGATTGGGCTTCATGTACGATTCGCTGATTTTCTGGTTAATCAGGCAGATCAGGTCATGCTGCTTGGTATTTTTTTTGTCAGCCAGCTGGTCGCGTATATTGTTGAAGAGGGCGGAGAAGGCCTCCTCCAGCTCGGTTACGGTCTCGATTGAATCCAGGCAAGGCAGGCCGGTAAATCCGTCATTTTGTAAACGGTTACGTTTCTGTACAGCTGCAACGATCTCCCGTACGGTCACGCTCAGTCTGGATACAGCCAGCTGTACCGTCTGGAAGGGATACCCCTCCGTCTCCCGGATAATGCTGCTGAACTGTTCGGCGGCATCCTCCAGTTTCCCGCTCAGCAGTGCGTCGGCCAGCTTCTTCTCCCTGTCGGTAGGATAATGGTAATTGCCGGACTCCCGGATGCAGACATCCCGGGCGTTAATTATACAGCCATGTCCATAGAACAGGCGGTGCTCCGAAGCTTCCCTGACCTGCTTGTAGAGCTGGTGCAGCTGGTCTGCGTTGCGGTCGATGTGGCTGTAGGTGAGGGTGAGGCTGATTTTCAAATAATCGGAACAGGCCTGCTGGATCTGCCGGAGCAGCGCCTCGATCAGTCCCGTATCTGTGTACTCTACAGGATCAATTATGTTCAGCAGCACCAGGATGCCGTCATCGTTCATGTCTACAGTCTCCACGCGGTAGGTCTGGCCGCATATCTCCGAGGCGATATTCATAATGGCGAACTTGGAGGCCAGCAGATAGGAGGAACGGGCTTCCCTGAATTCTTTGTAATGATCTATTCTGAGCAGAATCAGGCGGTAATCATCATTGAAGGTGAAATGAATCCCGAGCTGGCGCAGCTTATCCATCTGCTGGATGGATTGCAGGGGCTTCAGGCCGAGAATCAGATCGCGCAGTGTATTTTGCCGGATCATGAACATGCTGTCGCGCTTCTCGGTTTCGAGAATATTCATCTCACTGACAATCCGGTCGATCGGCAGATAGAGGCTTCTGGACATGAGCCAGGAGAGGGCAATACCGCCCACCAGAATAAGCGCGGCAATCAGCAGGGTGGCATTCCGGATGTTATTGGTCTGCTCCATGATGGTGTTATAAGGCGTAATCCGCACATACTGCCAGTCTAAGTCATCCGGCGCCGTATAGGAGATCAGCGAATTCACGCCGCCGAAGGAGTCGATGAAATACCCCGCATCGCGGCCCTTGATCCGCTGCTGAATCCAGCCGGATTCCTCCCGGGACAGCTCCTGCTGCTCCAGGCTGTTGCCGGAGAGGAAGGCGCCCTGATCCGCAAGAATAAATGTAGCACTCTTAGAATCTACCGAACTGGTAATTTCCTTGTTGATCCAGGGTGCAGAAATATTCACGATGACGGCAGAATTGATGGTCCGGTCCCAGCCGATAGCATCCAGGCACAAAAAAGTATAAGCCCGAACCTGGTCATTCTCCCTCGCGCCATTAGAGTAGACTCTGGGGATCGGCGTGAAAGCCTTATAGTCCTGGTAATGACCCAGTATATCCAGAATGGGCTTATCCACCAGCTCCTGCTCGGTAAACACACCGTTCTGGCCATGGGAGGAGGCGATGTAAATCTGCCCGCTTTTGGGATTATACACATAGATGGATTCAATATAAGGCATAGAGCTTAAGTAATTGCCCAGCTCGGACATGGCAGCCGTGACATCATAAATATCGGGCTTATCGTAGAAAACAATTTTGGAAATCGTGCTGTTGCGGTAGATTTGAAAAGAAAGTGACTGTGCAGCATCGGTCATATTGACGACTTCCCTGCTAGTCTGTGTGAGGTTGCTGAGGTCGGAGCGGAACGCCTGCTTTTTTTCCACCCCGATGTAGTAGTTGTAATAAATGATGGTGGAGACCAGAAAAGTTAAGGAAACGCAAAGCGTAATACTGATCAATAATCTGCTGTACAGCGCTCTCTGATTGCCGATCTTGTTCCGTCTCATAAGCAGCCCCCTGATTCACTGTGTACTCTGGCGTTACCGGCCTGATCTATATTGTTCATAGTACGATTATAAGCTTCAGGCCATGAACAGGACAGTAGAGCAAGGTTACAACAGTGAACAGGATGAAGAATCCGGCAGTGAACAAATACAATATCTGTGTACAAAAGCTACATGCAGCGCTGAAGATTAACGGTAAGGAGTATCACGGTCATTACAGGGCAACGCCTGAGTCCGGTTCAGTGATCTGCATCAGCAGCGGGGTGACCTTGTAGCCGTTGACCGGGGCCAGATCCTGCGAGCAGGAGGAGAGGGCGGCGATTACATCTGTCAAAGCCAGTAGGGCGACATAATCACCGGGCCGGGAGAGCGGCTCTTCAATTACGTAGTCGAGATTCTCGTCCAGTGCATTGTTCATGAACCAGTTGATGGGGTCCGGCAGCTCCTTATGGCCCAGCTGATATTTGTGAAGCGCCTTCTGCAGGTTATCATGGCAGTTCGGATGCTCCTCCAGCCCGAAGTCAACTTTATACCGGTAATAGTCGCAGGCCGGAAAAAAGAAATCATGTCTGCCCACCGTATCCATCGTCAGCTGCATCAGCGGCCGGCGGCGGTTGCTGTAGAGGCCGTCGCCGGGCTTCAGCCGGATGCTGCTGAGC encodes:
- a CDS encoding carbohydrate ABC transporter permease, which translates into the protein MHIKDDHYTRLLQGLAYTVIILGSLACLIPFLLIISASLTSNDSIIRDGYHLIPAEFSLEGYKTVFTFPDEVLRAYGVTLFTTVTGTALGLFFMTMAGYVLARKDFKYRNTFSFYIYFTTLFGGGLVPWYIMMTKYLNLTDSYGALIFPGLMTPFLIILMKNFIRSAVPEELFESAKIDGAGDFKIYWRIVLQLSMPGIATVGLFLALAYWNDWFSSSLFINDTHKYQLQFHLYNVINSAQFIANMGAGTGVSLGGDLPTESTKMAMAIVVTGPILFLYPFIQRYFVKGLTIGAVKG
- a CDS encoding extracellular solute-binding protein, producing MKKNARKKPLAVLTAMLAVSLLAAGCGGNNSNQEASGTADSGKNNTAAATEGTAATAEPGIDTSKKVELQFYMLGDAPKDLPAIEAEVNKMALEELNTTVKFNYTSWTDWDQKYKLLLSSGQAIDLIFTADWTQYASYAKRGAFLALDDLLPKAAPELQKFVPESMWEDVKVDGKIYTVPATYKEYVTNGFVWREDLRKKYNLPKPTDLASYEAYMDGIKQNEPDLMPASLNSDVGNNLHYIYTELNKMVGALPYGMGVKYETPTEVYSYWGSDEQKEELKTMKRWQEKGFIPKNVLNIKDTMQDPITSGKAASMFGDNPTRFNDMVMKISTTHPEWELGYSPFGLTTGYATPVHPVHNGFAIPKSSKNPERALAFYEKLVLDKRYNQLTEYGIEGKNYTVEDGYYKLLGTSQTNGFTREGMNGWAWRNPEYMLFDKGFDGVKAIFDELDKIQKPDLFLGFAEDYSSYQAEKAALEQVEKQYLFPLQAGLVDDIDKGLDTFLQKAKQAGLEKIQAEWTKQWNAYVAEKGIK
- a CDS encoding helix-turn-helix domain-containing protein — protein: MRRNKIGNQRALYSRLLISITLCVSLTFLVSTIIYYNYYIGVEKKQAFRSDLSNLTQTSREVVNMTDAAQSLSFQIYRNSTISKIVFYDKPDIYDVTAAMSELGNYLSSMPYIESIYVYNPKSGQIYIASSHGQNGVFTEQELVDKPILDILGHYQDYKAFTPIPRVYSNGARENDQVRAYTFLCLDAIGWDRTINSAVIVNISAPWINKEITSSVDSKSATFILADQGAFLSGNSLEQQELSREESGWIQQRIKGRDAGYFIDSFGGVNSLISYTAPDDLDWQYVRITPYNTIMEQTNNIRNATLLIAALILVGGIALSWLMSRSLYLPIDRIVSEMNILETEKRDSMFMIRQNTLRDLILGLKPLQSIQQMDKLRQLGIHFTFNDDYRLILLRIDHYKEFREARSSYLLASKFAIMNIASEICGQTYRVETVDMNDDGILVLLNIIDPVEYTDTGLIEALLRQIQQACSDYLKISLTLTYSHIDRNADQLHQLYKQVREASEHRLFYGHGCIINARDVCIRESGNYHYPTDREKKLADALLSGKLEDAAEQFSSIIRETEGYPFQTVQLAVSRLSVTVREIVAAVQKRNRLQNDGFTGLPCLDSIETVTELEEAFSALFNNIRDQLADKKNTKQHDLICLINQKISESYMKPNLSLNQLADELDMSPIYISRLYKQQTMNSIVDVILEVRLREVCSLLENTDLPVTTIAERCGFTSSSYLHRMFKRSFGTTPTDYRRSKHVST
- a CDS encoding urea carboxylase-associated family protein; protein product: MTKGRIVEEIFVPAYEGRSALVRKGQTLYIIDTEGKQVGDFVCYNAADPDEHVSPVHMRASLSSIRLKPGDGLYSNRRRPLMQLTMDTVGRHDFFFPACDYYRYKVDFGLEEHPNCHDNLQKALHKYQLGHKELPDPINWFMNNALDENLDYVIEEPLSRPGDYVALLALTDVIAALSSCSQDLAPVNGYKVTPLLMQITEPDSGVAL